In Cupriavidus basilensis, one genomic interval encodes:
- a CDS encoding DUF1484 family protein, producing MRNDAQGIAQESCADLLRVSAGLGSVLRLLDYDSDEVEDSHGLHCLLTPLKQQLDAALNRVQGLL from the coding sequence CTGCGCAACGACGCCCAAGGCATCGCGCAGGAAAGCTGCGCCGACTTGCTACGCGTTAGCGCGGGCCTTGGCTCCGTTCTGAGGCTGCTGGATTACGACAGTGACGAGGTAGAAGACAGTCACGGCCTGCATTGCTTGCTGACGCCGTTGAAGCAGCAGTTGGATGCGGCTTTGAATCGGGTGCAGGGGTTGCTTTGA